A region of the Gemmatimonadaceae bacterium genome:
AGCTACGAGAACGATGGTGTGGAAGTTTCCGGTCACTTCCACGGGGTAGCCGTCAACCTCCGTTACGAGGACGCGACCGGCGCCAAGTGACGACCCCATCATCGTCGCCGTCAGATCGCCCAGCTCCATCTGCATTCGAACTGTATTGGGATGGACGGCGTCGCCGATGCTCGTTTTTTCGAACCGGTAATCGAGACCTTCACGCTCTGCGATCTGAAGGGCCTCGCGAATTCTTTCGTCATCCGGCCGGAATCCCAGAAGTCCAGCGACAAGTGCCTTGTCGGTGCCATGTCCTTCGCCGGTCCGGGCAAAGGACCCATGCAGCTCGAGCACCGCCCTGTGGGGGGTGCCGCCGACGAGCCCGCGGCCGAGCAGACCGAGCCGGCAGGCGCCCGCGGTGTGCGAGGACGAGGGACCAACCATTACTGGTCCGATGATGTCCAGCAGAGAGACCATGAGTGGGCGCTTCTCCTTTGGCCGCGCTTGCTAGCCGGCCTTTCTGCGCGCGCGACCCTTCAACAGCTGGCGCAGGAATCGACCGGTGTACGAAGCATTGATGTTTGCAACGGCTTCAGGTGTTCCTGCAGCGACGACGGCACCACCGCGGAACCCGCCCTCGGGTCCGAGGTCGATGATCCAGTCGGCTGTCTTGATGACGTCCATGTTGTGCTCGATGACGAGTACCGTATTGCCGCGATCCACGAGACGGTGAAGCACCTCGAGCAGCATCCTGACATCCTCAAAATGCAGGCCGGTTGTCGGCTCGTCGAGAATGTAGAACGTACGCCCCGTGTCGCGCTTCGAGAGCTCAGTGGCCAGCTTCACGCGTTGGGCTTCACCACCCGATAGCGTCGTGGCACTCTGGCCGAGGTGGATGTAGCCGAGGCCGACGTCGTTGAGCGTGTGGAGCTTCTGATAGATGCGGGGCTGGTTCTCGAAAAACGCCAGCGCGTCCTCGACTGTCAGATCGAGAACATCGGCGATGCTCAATCCGCGGAAGCGCACCTCCATTGTCTCGCGATTGTACCGTTTGCCTTTGCAGACGTCGCAGGGGACGTAAACATCGGGCAGGAAGTGCATCTCGATTTTTACGAGGCCGTCGCCCTCGCACGCTTCGCAGCGGCCTCCCTTCACGTTGAACGAGAAGCGCCCCGGGCCGTACCCGCGGATCTTTGCTTCCGGCATCTCCGCGAATAGCTCGCGGATCGGCGTGAACAGCCCCGTGTACGTTGCGGGATTCGAGCGCGGAGTGCGGCCGATGGGACTCTGGTCGATATCGATGACCTTATCGAGGTGTTGGAGACCGCTGATTCGGTCGTGCTCGCCCGGTATCACGCGCGCCCGATAGAAATGACGCGCAAGTGCGCGATGAAGAATGTCTTCGATCAGCGTGGATTTTCCTGATCCCGAGACTCCGGTGACTGCCACGAACAGGCCGAGAGGAACGTCGACGTCGAGGTTTCTCAGGTTGTGATGCCGCGCGCCTTCGATGCGAACGACTTTCTCCGCATTCATCGGACGACGCTCGGACGGAATAGGAATCGACAGCTCGCCGCGCAGATAACGACCCGTAATCGAAGCGGGATTGCGCGAGACGGCGTCGAAGCTTCCTTCAGCGATGACGACACCGCCGTGCTTGCCGGCGCCGGGGCCCAGATCTATCAGGTGATCGGCTTCGCGCATGGTTTCTTCGTCGTGCTCGACCACGATTACGGTGTTCCCGAGATCGCGAAGCTGGCGGAGTGTGTTGAGGAGCCGGGCGTTGTCCCGCTGATGAAGTCCGATCGAAGGCTCGTCGAGAATGTAGAGAACGCCCACGAGGCGCGAGCCAATCTGCGTAGCGAGGCGGATGCGCTGCGCCTCGCCTCCCGAGAGCGATTCCGCGGAACGTCCGAGCGTGAGATAATCGAGTCCGACGTCGTTGAGGAAACGAAGTCGCTCGCGGATTTCTTTGAGAATGGGGCCGGCGATGTCGGGGTCGAGCCCGGGCTTCCCGTCCTCGCGAACCGCGACTCCCTCGAAGAAACTGAGAGTCGAGGTGATCGGCATCTCGACGATGTCTCCTACATTGCGTCCGGCGACTGTCACTGCGAGCGATTCGGGCTTGAGCCGCCGGCCGCCGCAGGTCGTGCATTCACGCGTCTGCATGAATTCCACAAGGCCCATTCGAACGGAATCGGATTCGGTCTCGTCGTAGCGGCGTTGAATGTTGGAAAGAATTCCCTCCCATTTTCCGGCTGCGACTTTTCCGAAGAATCGCTTTCCGGTCGACCCGCGGAGCAGTATGTCGCGCGTCTCGGTCGAGAGCTGGCCCCACGGCGTGTTGAGATTGAATCCGAACTGCTTTGCCAGCCCCGGAAGAATCACCTTTCGCAGATATCCGTCGGGCTCGCCCCACGGCAGCACGACCCCTTCGAGAATCGAGATGCTCGGGTCGCCGAGTATGAGCTGCTCGCTCACCTCGCGCCTGGTGCCGAGTCCGCCGCAGGCGGCGCACGCGCCGAAGGGCGAGTTGAATGAGAAATGCCTCGGCTCCAGCTCAGGAAGTGAAATGCCGCACACAGGACAGCCGTATCGCTCGGAGAATAGGTGCCGGCTGTTGTCGTCCTGCCGCACGACTTCGATCAGACCTTCGGCGAGCTTGAGCGCGGTGTCGACTGAATCCGCGAGCCGACCGCGGTCCTCGGCCCGCACGACAAGTCGGTCGACGACGACGGAAATGCTGTGGTTGAGCTTCCGGTTGAGCCGCGGAGGATTCGCGATCTCGATCAGATCACCATCGACGTACGCGCGGACGAATCCCTGCTTCCGCGCGCCCTCGAAGAGATCCTTGAACTCGCCTTTGCGGCCGCGGACGAGTGGCGAAAGGATTTCGATCTTCGTTCCAGCGGGCCAGGTGAGAATCGTGTCGGCAATCTGGCCGGCGCTTTGTCTCTCCACGGCTCGGCCGCAATTCGGGCAATGCGGAGTTCCCGCGCGCGCGAAGAGCAGGCGGAGATAATCGTAGATCTCGGTTACGGTACCGACGGTGGAACGTGGATTGTGCCCGGCCGTCTTCTGTTCTATGGAAATCGCGGGCGAGAGACCTTCGATGGAGTCGACGTCGGGCTTCTCCATGAGGCCGAGGAACTGGCGGGCGTACGCAGAGAGGGACTCGACGTAGCGGCGCTGTCCTTCGGCGTAAATGGTGTCGAAAGCCAGTGAGGACTTGCCGGAGCCGGAGAGTCCGGTGATGACGGTGAGGCGATCGCGGGGGATCGTTACGTCGATGTTGCGGAGGTTATGCTCTCGCGCCCCGCGAACGATGAGCGCTTCTTCTGGCATAGCATTCTAAGTTCGCTGGTTGCAGAGGCGGATACAAGTCACGCCACTAGGGCATGTGGGCGATGTCAGTATTATCTTGTCGCAACTCTACTCAGGGCTTCACGTTGGCTCATACGGATGCTGTTGTTGTTCTAACGACGATCGCCACGAACGAAGAAGCGGTAACGTTGATCCGCGAGCTTCTCGATCGCAGGCTCATCGCGTGCGGCACCGTCTTGCCGCAATCGCGCTCGATTTACCGGTGGGAAGGTAAAATCGCGGATGAGACTGAAGCGGTGCTTCTGCTGAAGACCCGCTCGGGCTGCGTCGAGGGATTGAGACGCGCGTTCAGCGAGCTTCATCCGTACAAAGTCCCCGAGCTTCTTGCCATTCCGGTTACCGGCGGGCTCGAGCGCTATCTCGGCTGGATCAACAGCGAAACCAGTCTCACAATAGCCTGATTCGGACCCCGCGTGACGCCGGGTACCAACAATGCGTCGGTTTCCGTTACGGTGCTTCGCATATCCTGGCCGCCCTTCCCTCAACAATGACGCGACGAACCATCGCCCTCGGCATACTCGGACTATGGGTCGTCGGCCTCGCCCTTCTATATAGAAGGAGCACCTTCCGGTCGCCCGAGCAATCGCTGGCCGAAGCGGGTATGAAAGTGTCACCCGCGACCTACTACTACCGACTCGAGCAGAACAACCAGCAGATTGGCGCGGCGTCGTCGGCGCTCGACACCACCACTGCCCTGCTCGTCGCGACCGATTACGTGCGCGCAGTGGTTCCAGTCGCAAACGACACCCTCCAGATGCAGGCCCGATCGGTAGCGCGCTTCTCGCGCGCGTTGTCGATGAAGGATTTCATTCTCAAGGCCGAAGGCGATCTGAGTCCGTTTCTCCTCCGCGGCGTAATTCAGGGAGATGGCACGGCACGTAGACTTCAGCTGACCACGGAGACTCCGAAGAAACACGCGACCACGGAGGAGTACGACGTAGCCGGCCTGCTGTTCTTCCCGACTGTCGCCCCAATCCCATTGATGCTGGGCACGCCGCGAAAACCAGGAGCGTCGATGCCGATTGGGATGTTCGATCCTCTGACGCGCAGTGTCAGAAACGTCAACCTGCGAATCCAGAAGGATTCACTGTTTACGCTTACTGACAGCGCATCGCTCGATTCCGCGACCGGGCGGTGGGTGAAAGCGCACGAGGACACGGTGCGCGGCTGGCTTATCAGCGGCGACGTCCCGACGATCACCGCATGGGTAGATTCGGAAGGACGTATGCTCGCAGGGAGCGAGCCGGGAGGGATCTCACTCATCCGCACGACGTTCGAGATCGCCTTCGACAACTGGAGACTCGACAGAGCATCAACACGCGAAGGAGCTTCTGCGAAACTCGACTCGGCATCAGTCCCTCGAGCTCGCCGAAAGTAATCGTTAGTCCGGAGTCCGCGGTCCTCTTTACCAACCACGTCCAACGGTCGTCCTTTGGGAGACCCCATGATCGAACTAACCGGACTCACCAAGCGCTACGGATCGTTCACTGCCGTGGACGCCATAGATCTCCACGTGCCGAAAGGCGAGCTGTTCGGCTTTCTCGGTCCGAACGGTGCCGGCAAAACGACGACGCTTCGCATGATCGCCGGAATTCTTCGGCCGACCGCGGGCACCGTTCGCATCAGCGGCATCGACGTCGCAGCCGATCCCACCACGGCCAAGAGCATCCTCGGATTCATTCCGGATCGCCCATTCATTTACGAAAAGCTCACTGGCATCGAGTTTCTGCGTTTCGTCGCCGGCCTGTACAGTCAGAACGGCAAGGACATCGAGCACCGGAGCAGCGAGCTGCTTGCGCTGTTCGACCTCGAAGAGTGGCGGGATGAGCTCGTGGAGAGCTACAGCCACGGCATGCGTCAGAAGCTCATCATCTCCAGCGCGTTCGTTCACAAACCCGACGTCATCGTCGTCGACGAGCCCATGGTTGGACTCGATCCGAAAGCGGCGCGGATTCTCAAGGACCTGTTCCGCGAATACGTGAGGCGGGGTCACACCATCATGATGTCGACGCACACTCTCGAGGTCGCGGAGACGATGTGCGATCGGATCGCGATCATCCAGGCGGGAAAAATCCGCGCGCTCGGAACGATGGACGACCTCCGTGCGGCGTCCACGCAGGGAGATGGAGGGCTCGAGGGTATCTTCCTCCGACTCACGGGAGAAAACGCCGCCCGCGAGTTCGTGGACGTTCTCGATGCCTGAGGCTTTGAAGTCACCGAGCTTCCTTCACCTGCTCTCCCCCAAGTGGCAGAGCATGCGGGCGAGGGCGACGAAGAAAACTGACGGTTCAACCGGGCGGGCATTACTCCTCGGCGTGCTCACCGTGATTTTCTGGGCGCTCATCTTTGCGGTGATCTTCAGACTGCTCAACTACTTCAAGGGCGTTCCCGAGATCGGCCCCCTGCTCGCCGGCAAACTCCTCGGGCTGGTGCTCGTAAGCTTCTTTGGCATGCTTCTCCTGTCGAACATCATCGCCTCGCTCTCGACTTTTTTTCTGGCGAAGGATCTCGACCTGCTCGTCTCCGCTCCGGTGGACTGGCTTCGCCTTTATCTCGCCAAGCTGACGGAGACGTGCGTCTTCTCGAGCTGGATGGTGATCCTTCTCGCCGTACCGATGTTCGTGGCGTACGGCATAGCGTACGACGGTGGCCCGATGTTTATCCTCGTGGTTATTGCCGCATTTGTGCCGTTTCTGATTCTGCCGACTGTTGTCGGATCGGCCATTACGCTACTGCTCGTGAACGCGTTTCCGGCGCGCCGCACACGCGACATTCTGACGGTGATCGGGCTGCTCGCGGCCGGCGGCCTGGTGCTGCTCTTCCGGCTGATGCGCCCGGAGCAGCTCGCGCGTCCCGAAGGATTCAGGTCGCTGATCGAATTCATCGCTGTCCTGAAGACGCCGACGTCTGCGTGGCTGCCCAGCGAATGGGTTCAGGCAGGGCTGATGAGCTGGCTCACTCGTGAGCCCGATTTTCTTCCCTTCTATCTCCTTACCTCGACCTCCGCGGCGTTCCTGATACTCGGCGCAGTGCTGCACCGGCAGTTCTACGTGAACGGGTTCACCAAAGCGCAGGAAAGTGCAGAACGCTGGGCGAAGGAACGAACATCGGACAGCATCTTCAGGCGTCTGCTCGGTCCACTCGGAATCGTGAAGCGCGAGCTGGTCCTCAAGGAAGTGCGGCTTTTCTTCCGCGACACAACGCAGTGGTCGCAGCTCATTCTCCTAGCCGTGCTCGTCGTCGTCTACGTGATCAACATCAAGCTGCTGCCGTCGCGTGGGCAGGGAGTGACATTTTTCGTCGCGAACCTGATTCCATTCCTGAATCTCGTTCTCGCCGGATTCGTTCTGGCATCCATCGCCGCGCGTTTCATCTTCCCTGGAATCAGCCTCGAGGGACGTACGATGTGGCTGCTGCGATCCAGTCCGCTGGCGATGCGCGAGCTCCTCTGGTCGAAGTTCTGGGTAGGTACGATTCCGCTGCTGGTGATGGCGGTCTCGCTCGTCACGGTGACGGGATTCCTGATGCACGTGAGCGATTTCATAATGATCGTGTCGATCTTCACGATCACGATGATGACGTTCGGGATCGCGGGTCTCGCTGTGGGCTTCGGCACGATGTACCCCCGCTTCGAGACCGAGAACGCGGCGCAGATCCCCACCTCGTTCGGGGGCCTGCTCTTCATGATGGCGGCCATCGTGATGATAGGGACCGTCATCACCCTCGAGGCGCGGCCGGTATTCAGCTATCTCGCGTCACGCGCATTTGGAGCGCCGACTGATCCGATGGAGATGGTGATCGGCTTCGGCGTGGCGGGAATTGTCTGTGTCGTCGCTACGCTGATTCCAATTCGTATAGCACTCCGCCGCTTGGAAGCACTCGAGGTTTAAGGCGACCGTACGCCTGCACATTTCGAGGGTCGTGATTCTACGCCGCCAGGCGCGCCCCACAATTCGAGCAATACCGCGCATCGCTCTCCGGCCGTGGACCGCATGTAATGCACACCGGGCCTCCTCCCCCCCTCATCGCCGTTACCGCCCGGTGTGTGTACGTCTCCTTGAGCGCCGCATAATCAGCGTCGGACAATTTTCCCGTTTCGCGATCGAACTCGATTTCCCGCAGCGCATCGAGCGCCGGATTGCGGTCGGTCTCGCCGTCACCGTTCTGGCGATCAGGCGTCGGCGACGCAACTGGCGGACTACTCGTGAACAGTGGATAGAGCACGAATGACAGCGCGCCAAGCGCGAGCAGTGTCCCGAGAAGCAGGGCGGTCAACTGTCATTCCTAAGCGCGGCATCGATCGCGTCTCGTTCCGCCGGCGTGGCATCGCTCGGCACGGTCGCTGCCGCGTGCTTCAGCGCCGCGCGTGCACCCCAGCGCCGAATCAGCGTGTACAGCACTATCGCCCCCGCTGCGATGACCACCGACGGAGTCAGGTAGCCGAGCCAGTTGAATCCCGCCTTGACCGGTGACATCAGGACGCGCTCGCCATACACGTCCTGAAACGCGCGGAGTATCTCGGCTGCGCTGTATCCTCCGGACACGAGCGACATGACATCCGAGTGCATCCGCGGAGAGACGCTGCAGGAGAAGTCCGTTGTCCGGCACGTGTATACGTCGAGCGGACATCCGCACTGGCACTTGATCTGGTGCTCGAGATCGTCGCGCTGAGCCACCGACATCGACGCGGCGGCGTTTGGTTTTGCCGCGAGCTTCGCGGGTTGATACGCATCCTGCTGCATCGGGCCGGAGAATGTCTGCGTCACCTGCTGCGATTTGGCAGCGGCAGCTCTCGCCGAGATGATGCCGATGCCCGACGTTAGAGCGACGAGAAATTCCCGCCGGCTCGGCATCAGGCTCCTACCAGCTCGCGCTCAGGCTCCGGAGAGAGACCGGGCTCCATTCTCGCGGCGTACCCGCCCTGCACTCCGCGACGGCGCGCCTGCGGCCACATCACGATCAGCCCGCCGATCACCATCAGAATCCCGCCCAGCCACACCCAGCGCACAAGTGGATTGAACGTGACGCGGAGCTCGGCACTCTCGTCGCCGCGCACGCCGGCGAGAACGATGTAGACGTCTTCCCTGAAGGAGCCTCTGATCCCGACCTCTGTCGAAGGCTCAAAGGTCGGTGTGCCGCGGCTGTCGACATGCTGCCGCTTCTCGCTCGTCATCACACCTGCGGGTTTCCCATCGCGACTGACATCCAGAGCGATCGCCGTCACCTCGCGGTTGAGCACGTTGTACGTCGAGACCCCCTGGCTGACGAAGCGCCAGCGCTGGCCCCACGGATCCGTCAGCTCGTGCGCCTCACCTGCCTTGAACGTGAGATCGTGTTCCGTCTTGAAGGCGAGTCCCGCGAACGCCGCAAAGATGACCACGATTCCCATGTGCACGATGTAGCCGCCGTAACGTCGCCGATTGCGCGCGACCAGCCGATTGAATGCGGTGAGTACTCCCTCGCGGTACATCCTGCGCCGAGCTCCGACTCCCTTGTAGAACTCCTGCGTCAGCGTCATCGCCACGAAGGCGGCAAACGAGTACGCGATGATAGCAGCGACGTCGCGCATGCCAAGGATCAGCAGAATGAAGGGCGTTGTGATTCCGGCAAGGATGGGTGCGGCGAACTGGCGCTGGAGATTCGATACCGAGGCGCGCCGCCAGGCGATAAGCGGTCCAATTCCCGTAAGAAGCAGCAGCAGCAACCCAAGTGGAATGTTTACGGCATTGAAGAACGGTGGACCCACCGTGATCTTCTCGCCGCGCACTGCTTCGGTGATGATCGGGAAGATCGTTCCCCACAGCACGGAGAACGCAATCCCCACAAGAATGAGATTGTTGTAGAGAAACGCAGCTTCGCGGCTCACCATGCTCTCGAGCTCGGCCTCGGCCTCCATGTCCTTGAGCCGAGTGGTCACCAGATAAGCGCTGGCGACTATGCCCAGCAGGAGGAAGCCGGCGAACCAGTTGCCGACGGGCGATTGCGCAAACGAGTGCACGCTCGAGATGATGCCGCTGCGCGTGATGAAAGTGCCGAAGATCGAGAGCAGGAACGTCGAGACAACCAGCGTGACGTTCCACTTTCGCAGCATGCCGCGCTTCTCCTGCACCATGATCGAGTGCAGGAACGCGGTGTTCACGAGCCACGGCAGGAGCGAAGCGTTCTCGACAGGGTCCCACGCCCAGTAGCCGCCCCATCCCAGCTCCACATAGGCCCACCACATCCCGAGCAGGATGCCGGTCGTGTTGAAGAACCAGGCAACCAGAGCCCATCGCCGCACCGCCGCGAGCCATTCAGTGTCGAGGCGGCGCGTGATCAGTGCAGCGATCGCAAAGGCAAAGGGAATCGTCGTGCCGACATAGCCCAGGTAGAGATTCGGCGGGTGAATCGCCATTCCCGGATTCTGCAGCTGTGGATTCATTCCGCGTCCATCGGGTGGAATCCAATCGAGCCTCTCGTACGGATTGGCGCCGAAGCACATTGTCGCCAGAAAAAAGATCAGGACGAGTGCGAGCGTGCCGGACACGTACGGCATGAGAGTGCGATTGCGCGTTTTGTTTGTATAGATCGCAAGCGCGGAGTAAATCGCGAGGATCAGGCACCAGAACAGGAGCGATCCCGCCTGCCCCGCCCAGAAGGCCG
Encoded here:
- the uvrA gene encoding excinuclease ABC subunit UvrA, producing the protein MPEEALIVRGAREHNLRNIDVTIPRDRLTVITGLSGSGKSSLAFDTIYAEGQRRYVESLSAYARQFLGLMEKPDVDSIEGLSPAISIEQKTAGHNPRSTVGTVTEIYDYLRLLFARAGTPHCPNCGRAVERQSAGQIADTILTWPAGTKIEILSPLVRGRKGEFKDLFEGARKQGFVRAYVDGDLIEIANPPRLNRKLNHSISVVVDRLVVRAEDRGRLADSVDTALKLAEGLIEVVRQDDNSRHLFSERYGCPVCGISLPELEPRHFSFNSPFGACAACGGLGTRREVSEQLILGDPSISILEGVVLPWGEPDGYLRKVILPGLAKQFGFNLNTPWGQLSTETRDILLRGSTGKRFFGKVAAGKWEGILSNIQRRYDETESDSVRMGLVEFMQTRECTTCGGRRLKPESLAVTVAGRNVGDIVEMPITSTLSFFEGVAVREDGKPGLDPDIAGPILKEIRERLRFLNDVGLDYLTLGRSAESLSGGEAQRIRLATQIGSRLVGVLYILDEPSIGLHQRDNARLLNTLRQLRDLGNTVIVVEHDEETMREADHLIDLGPGAGKHGGVVIAEGSFDAVSRNPASITGRYLRGELSIPIPSERRPMNAEKVVRIEGARHHNLRNLDVDVPLGLFVAVTGVSGSGKSTLIEDILHRALARHFYRARVIPGEHDRISGLQHLDKVIDIDQSPIGRTPRSNPATYTGLFTPIRELFAEMPEAKIRGYGPGRFSFNVKGGRCEACEGDGLVKIEMHFLPDVYVPCDVCKGKRYNRETMEVRFRGLSIADVLDLTVEDALAFFENQPRIYQKLHTLNDVGLGYIHLGQSATTLSGGEAQRVKLATELSKRDTGRTFYILDEPTTGLHFEDVRMLLEVLHRLVDRGNTVLVIEHNMDVIKTADWIIDLGPEGGFRGGAVVAAGTPEAVANINASYTGRFLRQLLKGRARRKAG
- the cutA gene encoding divalent-cation tolerance protein CutA, producing MAHTDAVVVLTTIATNEEAVTLIRELLDRRLIACGTVLPQSRSIYRWEGKIADETEAVLLLKTRSGCVEGLRRAFSELHPYKVPELLAIPVTGGLERYLGWINSETSLTIA
- a CDS encoding ABC transporter ATP-binding protein → MIELTGLTKRYGSFTAVDAIDLHVPKGELFGFLGPNGAGKTTTLRMIAGILRPTAGTVRISGIDVAADPTTAKSILGFIPDRPFIYEKLTGIEFLRFVAGLYSQNGKDIEHRSSELLALFDLEEWRDELVESYSHGMRQKLIISSAFVHKPDVIVVDEPMVGLDPKAARILKDLFREYVRRGHTIMMSTHTLEVAETMCDRIAIIQAGKIRALGTMDDLRAASTQGDGGLEGIFLRLTGENAAREFVDVLDA
- a CDS encoding heme lyase CcmF/NrfE family subunit translates to MILVGELSLWVALLMAAWAATVSFAGGALARRDLVASGERAIYATLAMVVLASLGLWTALFAHDFSIKYVASFTSANLPKAYLFTAFWAGQAGSLLFWCLILAIYSALAIYTNKTRNRTLMPYVSGTLALVLIFFLATMCFGANPYERLDWIPPDGRGMNPQLQNPGMAIHPPNLYLGYVGTTIPFAFAIAALITRRLDTEWLAAVRRWALVAWFFNTTGILLGMWWAYVELGWGGYWAWDPVENASLLPWLVNTAFLHSIMVQEKRGMLRKWNVTLVVSTFLLSIFGTFITRSGIISSVHSFAQSPVGNWFAGFLLLGIVASAYLVTTRLKDMEAEAELESMVSREAAFLYNNLILVGIAFSVLWGTIFPIITEAVRGEKITVGPPFFNAVNIPLGLLLLLLTGIGPLIAWRRASVSNLQRQFAAPILAGITTPFILLILGMRDVAAIIAYSFAAFVAMTLTQEFYKGVGARRRMYREGVLTAFNRLVARNRRRYGGYIVHMGIVVIFAAFAGLAFKTEHDLTFKAGEAHELTDPWGQRWRFVSQGVSTYNVLNREVTAIALDVSRDGKPAGVMTSEKRQHVDSRGTPTFEPSTEVGIRGSFREDVYIVLAGVRGDESAELRVTFNPLVRWVWLGGILMVIGGLIVMWPQARRRGVQGGYAARMEPGLSPEPERELVGA
- a CDS encoding cytochrome c-type biogenesis protein CcmH translates to MPSRREFLVALTSGIGIISARAAAAKSQQVTQTFSGPMQQDAYQPAKLAAKPNAAASMSVAQRDDLEHQIKCQCGCPLDVYTCRTTDFSCSVSPRMHSDVMSLVSGGYSAAEILRAFQDVYGERVLMSPVKAGFNWLGYLTPSVVIAAGAIVLYTLIRRWGARAALKHAAATVPSDATPAERDAIDAALRNDS
- the sdaAB gene encoding L-serine ammonia-lyase, iron-sulfur-dependent subunit beta, with translation MVSLLDIIGPVMVGPSSSHTAGACRLGLLGRGLVGGTPHRAVLELHGSFARTGEGHGTDKALVAGLLGFRPDDERIREALQIAEREGLDYRFEKTSIGDAVHPNTVRMQMELGDLTATMMGSSLGAGRVLVTEVDGYPVEVTGNFHTIVLVAEDRKGSIARITGILADHDINIATLRLTRKERGGDAFMVIECDESPGDALRDEIRGLDWVRWARRLDRVSGGGG